From Carya illinoinensis cultivar Pawnee chromosome 5, C.illinoinensisPawnee_v1, whole genome shotgun sequence, one genomic window encodes:
- the LOC122308877 gene encoding protein TIFY 9-like, producing the protein MSRVTVELDFFGMEKESPHSSSSSSSSKSQFQKFLDRQRSIRGMQSAISKINPEVLKSVIASGSANQVSETGTPISTKNSVSVPASPALPVYAPHTLRPRTPESLPDTAPLTIFYNGTVSVFDVPRDKAENILKFAVEGRSDPKVAVPSSDQQQLLETLDGDLPIARRKSLQRFLEKRKERLTCVSPYACYT; encoded by the exons ATGTCGAGGGTAACCGTTGAGCTCGATTTCTTTGGCATGGAGAAGGAGAGTCCGCACtcgtcctcctcctcctcgtcctccAAATCTCAGTTCCAGAAGTTTCTTGATCGCCAGAGAAGCATTCGAG gaATGCAAAGCGCCATTTCAAAGATCAACCCGGAGGTTCTGAAATCCGTGATTGCCTCCGGTTCCGCGAACCAGGTCTCCGAGACCGGCACCCCTATTTCTACGAAGAACTCGGTTTCGGTGCCGGCGAGTCCCGCTTTACCTGTCTATGCTCCTCATACCCTCAG GCCTAGGACTCCAGAGAGCCTTCCAGATACAGCtcctttaactattttttacaaCGGAACCGTCTCAGTTTTCGATGTCCCTCGAGACAAG gcagAGAACATTTTGAAGTTTGCTGTGGAAGGAAGATCGGACCCGAAAGTCGCAGTTCCTTCAAGCGACCAACAACAGCTGCTCGAGACACTTGATGGAG ATCTGCCCATTGCACGAAGAAAGTCGTTGCAGAGATTCTTAGAGAAGCGCAAAGAGAG GTTGACTTGCGTCTCGCCTTATGCGTGTTACACCTAA